The genomic interval tgccaagacagttcaagtggtgtcaaactgcattaattctgtagtgtggcagcaacccAATACAGGACAGGCATGGAAACACAATTTGCCAGAAACTCAAACTGTGAGTTCCCTGCATACTCTCTATTGGAAAACCTTATTGTTTGAAGTGGAAAAAACTTTCTACTTTAGGTTGCTTCATCTCCTTTCTTCGTCCTTCCATGAGGACTAAAAACCTGGCTGATTTTCTCTAAGCTGAAAGTGAATATTTCCAGGGAGTAGGAATGCAAAGAATGTAAAATAATTTCTCATCCTCAGTGAAAAAGAGACAACATGTAAAGAGAAAATGATCAACTGCCATCAGATTgttcacatgggggggggagtgtttgcATGTACTTTTAGTGCAAAAGCGAGCTCTTTTTCTGTAGAAAGAATCCCCCCCTTCATGAAAAGGTCATGAAAtgcaaaagaatattttaaaatatgcaaaacacTCAtgctttccccccccaaaaaaacttttggaaatttttttttgcatgctctcccccccccccccctttttggaaaACTTACCTCCCTACAAGTGGTCCAGCAATTCAGTAGGTTTTAAATCTAAGACAATATCTTGTCCTACATGCCAAAATACAAAGCTTGTCGTCTTTTCAAGCGGAGAAGTGAGAAtaatctttcttttccccccttttttctttctttctggtgtgTGCTTAATTCTACCCATTCTCTCTCCTTGTGACTCCGCAGATTGTCTCCCAGACCAAGGTCACCAAAAATCTGGTGCTGACAAATGAAGACATTGCAGAGGACTCAACAATCACGGTAGGCTACTCCATGGCAAAGTTGAATGGGGTTGTCTCcctccttatctggaattctgaaatagtCCGAAAACCAAAGCTTCTTTCATGGGTGCCtaagataatgacacctttgctttctgatggttcagtgtacacaaacttcatttcgtgcacaaaattatttaaaatattgtataaaacaaacttcaggctgtgtgtataataaGGTATATATGTGAAACAGAAATGAAGTTTGTGATTACACTTGGGTCCCtcaccaagatatctcattatatatgtatacgcaaatacaagtattccagaattcaacaaaaaaaatctaaaatccgaAACCGTCCACATTTTGGATGCTCCTTTTCacaccagatcggggctgtagCAACCGCACGCCACAACCCCAATCTCtcttttccatggcacaaaaaggagctgcaaaaagcatctcttttttgtgccctggaaaagctGCCATAGCTGCCAGCACATGGCCTTATGGCATGCCTTTAGCACTGCGTCATGTAGATGCAACGTTAGAGGAGCTCCATGATGCTGCAGTCTGTATGGAGTGCCGCCTGGCATCATGTTgtcatgggggcagagtcagggtgtgcatcatgtggatgccacgctCCAACTCAGcccccaggttggccttaatAGCTGGTCTGTCAACCCCCTCAGTCTATACTGAAAGTTGTAGTAAAACAAAAAGTGGTACTTTCGAGCTCTTTTCTGAAACTGAAAGCTGCCAGGTGTCAGTGTGAACACATTTTGAGCTTCCAAAATCATTTTTAGAGACTCCTGGCCAAAAGGATGCTTCAAGCATGTGCAGAGTGATATTGTGCTGCTGAATTGCCATGTGACTGAGATGAAGGCATAGGGTTTTTATTTAAGGTATCATGCTTGCTATCCTACTGGCCTTCCTTGCAAGGTTTGTTGTAAGGACAGTGAttaaggccccattcagactcacctatttgcgctggatggcACTGGGCAGAATTgggtccccccctcccaaatccctCCAGAAGCACGTACCCACTAATaatttacctcaatcagggtaattaaaccctgaatgcccttgcagctcttgcggagagttctcatttgcaaaaccagtttaaaatgaaggcacctttgctgtcaatcaaattcagttccgctttcatcaagctgacgtttcctacagcaattaggcaatcggaagtgtgcttcccccctcctttttaaaaaaaataggcagcaatatgcgcatattttgtcaaatttaagaacctccaggggtgtgtgtgtgtgtgtgtgtgtgttgtgtgtatttgggtcactacagattatggatattcccctgcctccattttcaaccccaaaatgttATCctatgccatctctgcatccttcctccttgcgaccccagaatgcctcatacacatacaacaacaacaacaacaacaacaacaataataataaattgctcaCCCCAAATAGCATCTCTGCAtcttttgctttccctcagccattctagaattccttacagacatatacagtagcaaaagcagtctgtatcaatttgccaaattgaaagagaaatatttgtaacattcgcattgtagcattcacatataaaaaataatttagaaaaaaagccttttgcaaagtgctgggagcaaggaaatgaaagggaaaatatcacaagcagacacacattctatctatatatgtatctacctgtagcaaaaagcatgcgcatagtctgtcaaaaattaaaaataaattaaaagagagagaaagctgcttgTGGGAGCAGAGGCTTGctccgttccctgccctccctctgacctaccctgaattgaccctttctccggctccttcctcctcctcctcctcccccttacCCCGATTCTTCCCTTGGCACTCCTGGCTCCATCCATCACCCTGAttgccctttccatccttcctccggctccttccttctccttctcctcctccgtcacccgatgctgccctccatgacacccttctttcccccggcttcatcctcctcctcctcctcctccaatgaaggggaggaatgtttggccctctgccctccctcttacctaaatccctcccttgaacttgccctgatcatgatcagggacaagttcatattcgccagacccgtttttttccaaaagatacagcttttactccgcttcCAAATGACCCGCACTAAGGTGCATTTGCCCTTgaatgggtgtgaaagcctcagatttgcttgtgggagattcggggcgaatatgaacttcctgtggttCATCTgggttctgatccggggtaaaaggtagtctgaatggccccttagtacGCCAGGAGCTAATGGATGCTCAGAAAGTGTTGGAGGAATGCAAGTGGCAAGAATTCGAGAGATTTATCTCATTTCAGAAATACAAGAGGCTTTGCCACCAGCCCTCAAGAAGAGGAAACTTTTCccattaggggtgtgtgtgtgtgtgtgtgtgtgtgtgtgtgaattttgcgGTTGCATTTACTTATCTGAGTCCTTTCTTCTGGTAGATCGAGGCTGTGGAGGTGTCCAGAACAAACGAATTTGTACAACTACAGTTCCATGGGGAAGAACTAGATGACAAGGTAGAGAAAAGCATTGGTCTGAGAGAAAGATCTGGTTATAGTGcttaacagaaatattttgttttgagGAAGAGAGCTGTGGAAGCAGAAAGCTTGCAGTAGCTTGCGCTGTGATTGTGTTTGATCCAAAAAAAGCCATATTATCTCACTAATTAAAAGGCAGATAATTCAGACGGAGCTGGTAGCAGGATGTGGCTATGAAAGAAATCAGGGACTCAGCAAAAGACCCCAAACCTTTCTGTCTAAGGCATGGGATATGTCAGGTCGTCTCATGAGATATCCTGATCTATTATACAGAATCTCCCTTCTGTTTGAAGTGATTCGAAGGTCAAACACCAAACATTTCATTGGGATTTTATGTGGCCATTGTCTTGAGTGTTGTCTGCACTGGCTAAGTTATTTCAGGGGCAACCTGCAGTATCCTAGTCCCAGAACTGTGCCAATCACCACCCGTTACCCTGGTCCTTCCTTCTGACACTGGGCAACTGTTCGCATGTATGTATGTCCTGGTGTGCCACATTAAAAAGACTTACCAGAGCAAAATATGGTGATGACAGTCAGCTCCATTCCCACACTGTCCCTGCAAGTTGCTCTGTAGGAGTGAGTTATTCTGAAATTAGAGTGAAGTGACAGTGACAGTGCCAGCCGGCTTGCAGGGATGGCATGGGGTAGGAGCTGTCCATCGTTCACTGAAAATGGTACCAGAggattcataaaatcatagaatcatagagttggaagagaccacaagggccatccagtccaaccccttgccatgcaggaaatccaaatcaaagcatccccaacagatggccatccagcctccgtttgaagacctccaaggagggagactccactacactctgagggagtgtgttccactctcagaTTCAGGTGGAATTCAAGACCAGAATACTCCAAAGGCAGCCTGGAATACTGTGGCAAATGTAGACAACCACTAATCTATCCTGAAGTTTTATGGCAGCATTTCTTCTGAGGgtttttgctattgtcttcccattgggctgagagaatgcaacttgcccaaggtcacccagtgagtttccattgccaaacagggattcggagcctggtctcctagagtcctagtccaacactcaaacctcaaAACTCAACTTGAATTATGAGACATACAGAGAGTGTAAGAGCtttacagtgtggtgtagtgagttgagtattggactgcgactctggagactagaattCAAAAtctgactcagccatgaaaccaactgggttaccttaggcaagtcacacactctcagcctcagaggatgttaTTGGCAACCTCTCTCTGACTAAACTTAGCAAGAAAAATCTATGAtagaggtgtttatcagacgagctcttaaagaggtactattccagtgtgactcctctagctgcctcctgttgcatgctgggattggcagttttaaggaggggtatttagaattctcaggcagagaagttcagctccttaaaactgccaatcccagcatgcaacaggaggctgctagaggagtcacactggaatagtagctctttaagagcatagtgtgataaacatcagagtcACCATAaacagaaacgacttgaaggcacactacaacagcAATAACCCCATCCACACTGGgagaccgtgggcaagtcacacactctcagcctcaggggaaggcaatggtgagccacctctgagcaaatcttgccaagaaaaccccttgataggtttgtctttggattggcataagtcagaaacttgaaggcacataacagcaagaGGGGAGGAAATGGTTATATCTTTGTTGCCGAAAGTCTTTCCTGGTTTTCAGGAAACCTGGATTAACTTTCCACTCTTGTAGAAGCCCTTTGCAGTGTGCTTGCGTCTGTGCCGTACCGTATAATGTTCTGATACTTGAACTGGTTTCTTATTCCCTTTAGGATTTCTTCAGCAAATCTGACCCCTTCCTGGAAATATACAAGATCAATGCAAATGAGACAGGGCACCTGGTTTGGAGGACAGAGGTAAGAGCATTGTGAGCTGCACACTGTCAGTAGTGGAGGGCTgcaggagaagaggaaggtgAAATTctcaaaatggaaggaaggatgaTGTTAGTTCGCAGGATCAGAGGGAGAtcagctgaagacaaagaggggCAATGGCACCAATGGCACCATGATGAATGGAAGCTAGTGGGAAGTGGttgcaaaattacaaaaatgaaaattCTACTCTGATCTTGAAGCTGGAAAAGCTTctttttttgtactacaacttccagacCCCACTGTCCGCCCACCAAAGCCAGTGTAGCTGTCTCCTCCAATCTTTGTTCCACTCAGACTTTGGACTGTTTGTTTTGTGACAGACCAACAAATGGATTAATGGATTttgcttcaaaaactgcacacgTTGCAAAacaacagaagcaacaacaacacaaaaaagcTAAGCCATGAGGGTTTTTTCTACCTCTCATCTGGTCTGCTGTGTAGTAGCAAAGAAAGTCATCATATAGTATATTTACGtcttttgtttcttaaaagagaCTGTATGTAAAATCAatgctgtagaaataacacagtttgacaccacttttcatTGCCATGCTCTAGCCTAcagaatactgagatttgtaattttgtgaggcactagcatacTCTGGCTGTGAAGGCTAAGgcccttgtaaaattacaaatgtcaggattctgtaggatgcagatacagcacttaaaatggtgtcaaactgcattatttcttacagtgtacatgcaccccATGTAATAAATGTGTTTTCAGAACTTTCCTACATATGGAAAAGGCAGGGGCCTGGTCTGTCTTGCTGCAGAGGGCATATTGCAGGTCCAGTGGCACTACCCAAAAGGtcctgcttcttgttgttgttaactgccctcaagtctaccctgactcatggtgatcctatgaatgaggcaactccaagaccccctgtcctccactgctcttcccAGATCCTACAGATTCATACCTTTGACCTTCCTaaatgagtctatccatccagcatgcagccttcctctctttctactaccttctacctatcctagcattattttcttttccaatcagttgtgccttctcacagtgtggccaaagtacgacatcctcaatttgatcatcttagctgCCAAAGAAAGTTCAGTTCAAAGATCTTTTCAagtatttgtttgtctttttgggtgtCCACGGtatccacagaattcttctccagcaccacatttcaaatgagttggttttctttctatccactttcttcctgtccaactttcacatcgATACATGGCGATGAGGAATAatatggcttgtatgattctgccNNNNNNNNNNATGCttatatatctttgctctttaggatcttgtctaattctttcatggatgcccttctgatttcttgactacagtttccattctgatcaatgtttgctccaagaTCCCTATGCCTTACACTAAGCCAAAAAGGGGTGTagagagggaggaaggcagagggACCGGCGTGATATAATGCATTGGGGaaatttcctttggaatgaatgCCTACCATCTCCCTGTTTTGGTCTTTGCTTTCTCATCTTGCATCAGGTAGTGAAGAACAACCTGAGTCCCCAGTGGGAACCATTCCGTGTCTCCTTGCAATCTTTGTGCAGCTGTGATCCTGACAAGACCATCAGGGTAAGCTTTTACTGGGGGAGAATGGTTCTGGGATGCTTAAGGGATAGGAAGGAAACTGGGACCAGATCAGGGAAACGTTACTTTGTGGGATACAACACCAAGGATTCCTGAGCATGGCTGCTAAGCATGATGGTCTTGGAATTTTGCAAGCTGCAGCCCCCAAAGATAGCATTTATAAACTCTATAAACTCTGGCCACACACAATTTGGAGGACTTCGGGGGttttgcaggtgtgtgtgtgtgtgtgtgtgtgaacatttcCACAACCACCGCAGAATCCAAAGTTTTTACCGGAGTATCTGTGAGTATCCACAAGGATATACATTATCAAATATATGATCGTCTGTCTGCTTCTTATGGATTCAGATGGCTGCGCATTTTTGGCAGGGGAAGTAGTTGCAAATAGACATGAATTTGCAcatgaaagtgaagacaattaaacgTCAatatgaatgtgcaaaaatccacagcaatttccATAATACACTTAGGTGTAGACTAGTCCATTGggtcacagcagttaaaacagcatcaaactgcataaaATCTGCAGTGTGGGTATAGCCTAGGTATGCCTACGATTGAACTGTGCTTTATGTGTCAGAGCCTTGGTAGTAAGATTGATCCATATTGCTAAGGAATTACAGATGGGCTCACTCCCTTGTGGTTTCAAACCCTGCCCTTAAGCCCTGGAGCATGTCTGACCCATATTTCCTGTAttgtctttcccttttcctaGTGTGTCATTTATGATCACGACTCGAGTGGAAAACATGACTACATTGGTGAGTTCAGCACCAACTTCCAGGAAATGCTGCAAGCCTCCACAGGAGATGAGGTAGTTTAAATGGCAATATGGGAAAGCATTGAGATGACATGGGGAGGGAAAGGAGACATGGAAAAGCAAGTAAGACCAAAcagagactgcatctgcactggcaaattaatgcagtttggcactgttttaactgccatcaatcaatgctatggaattctgggatttgtacttttgtgatatatttagccttctctgtcagagagctctacacatcccagaatcgcATACCACTGAGACATGCTActgaaagcagtgtcagactgcattgtttctgcagtgctttcaggacagattgtattcttgccttttaccaagggatggttccttcttttaaataagagttaagacacagttcttacattgacccatggatgagtCGACCAGAGTTTTGgcgtcaattttttgacctaaatttctagacttatacatgagtatatacagtagattagATGGAGCTGGTTGGGGATTCTTAGCccaaaaaaggtttttaaaaatgttcaaaattctAACTAGATGGGCCTTTGGTCTGACTATCAGGAttctttttccattcttttgTGTTCTGGGGAGTGTCGTAACTTAATCAACCTCATTCCATGTTTTTCCTCACTAGGTGAAATGGGAATGCATTAATCATAAATatcaagaaaaaaagaagcacTACAAGAACTCCGGGTACATTGTTCTCACTCAGTGCAAGGTGAGCCACATGGAGTCAGCTGCTTAGAGGACATAATTATTGTATGCACAGTCCAAATAAtcccaaaaataaatgaaaaatatcaTTTGATGTTCTTAAATTGGTAAATGGTTGCTTAATTTTGAGTGGTTAAACCCTTTGGTTAGAGGGCTCCTGGATTTGTAGCTGCCTGGTATCAAACATGTCAGAAGATGCTTATTTTAAGCATCAAATTCCTTACAAGGTGCGCATAAGGATTTTGACAGTTTAGCTCATGGAGTAAAGATACTAAATGGAGCATTGGTACCTTTGATAGAGGAATATGCAGGGGTGAAGTGGTAAACTTGTATGTATGCTCTTCGTgccaaggagaaaagaaaggtgttGCATCTAGCAGGAATATTCTCTAGTCAGCATGCTTACTGTCCAtattggctaggggattctggaaggtgtagtCCCCAAAAAGgaactgttccaagctctggttagaCCAGAGTTGGATAACTGCGGTCCTCCTGATATCTTGAACTCTAGTTCCTATAATGCCTccccattgactatgctggctataCCTATTGTGAGTTTTAGGCCAAAAACATTTGGATTGTCAACCATTTGTCTACTTTTGGATGAGATCAAACTGTCCACTGACATGTGGGAGAGGGAGTCGGATGGGAGAGTGAATTCGATATTTTTGGATATatgttcaaaaattagaaaagaaaaaaaacaaagatgggtggcatttgattgattgattgattgattgattattgtctgttttgtttttgtttcactttGCCTGCAGATGGAGAAAGTTCACACATTCCTGGATTACATTATGGGCGGTTTACAAATCTCCTTTACGgtatgaaaattatatatatattggtggAAACTACTTGGGAATGAGCAAGAGAAAACAGCTAAGAGAGCCAACCACTTTCCCGCCCACTTTTCAAAGTGGTGTTCAAAACTCCTGTTATCTTATTATATTTATTGGATTAATATCTTGACTTCCTCCTAAAATGGGATTCGAGGTGGCTATCTCAATGGAAGccatttcttcctccattttagCCACCTGTCCCCTCTGTGAGATGGTAAAAGCTGAGAAagacagggagaaagagagaggattaCCCTGAGGTTATCTAGTAAACTGTGTGGATGAATAGTAAATGCGAAGCCAGGCCTCTCTGCGTTTGAGCCTGGCATGCTAACCACTCTGCACCACATCcttttctcattcttcctttCCCAGGTGGCCATTGACTTTACAGCCTCCAACGGAGACCCCCGGAGCGAACACTCCCTTCACTTCATCAACCCCAAGGAACCCAACGAATACCTGAAAGCATTGTCCTCGGTGGGAGAGATCTGCCAAGACTATGACAGGTACAGGAGACAGTTTGGGGCTTGACATCCTGAAGAAAGCTCACACAGCTTGGGGAAATTGCTGGGTTTTTGGACACAAACTCTCAGAACCCCCAGCCAGCCACAGTGAAATGTTTTCTCTATGGTGACCTAGTTTTTCCTCCTTCCAGCGACAAGCGGTTCCCCGCCTTTGGCTTTGGAGCGCGGATCCCTCCAGACTTCGAGGTGAGCTCCCAGGTGGTTTTGGAGATCAGGTTAACCTGGACGGACAGGTGATGcgtcatttcatttttcctctgctggaatgcagtcttttttctccttctgtctTGGGCAGGTGTCACACGATTTTGCTGTCAATTTCGACCCTGAGAATCCAGAATGTGAAAGTAAGGGAACTCTTTGACATATGTATAAAAAGAAGCTTAAATAAATACACTCATTGACCTTTTCTCTGTTCATCTGTTTGGCTTTTGAGGCTGAAAACCaatgagggtgcatctacactgtagaaataatgcagtttaaaaaccaatgagggtgcatctacactgtagaaataatgcagtggcTCCTATCTATAGGATCTTGGGATGcttagttttgtgatgcaccagctgTCTTTGGCAATGAAGGTTACAGACCTTGTATGGTTTTCTCCCAGTATTCAAACATCCTGGAGAGTTCTGGAGGTATATTCTGCAGGAAGATATACAtgattttttgtgtttgtgtgtgcaagaaaaagttttctgcatggaaaaatgGCTTCCTGTGTGGAAAATCACTTTTTGCACCACAAAAGTCCTCCACAATACTTTGCGATGTTCAAATACCAGGAGAATACTttggagaaatattcattttctctcacaGTGGAGAGAAAACTACAGTAATGATTCATCCTTGCAAGTGAGGACCAAATGAGGATTTGCCTCCCAACAACAGTTCACtcaattttcttctttcctagGGATTGCTGGAGTGATTGAGGCTTACAAGCGTTGCCTGCCCCAAATCCAGCTCTATGGTCCAACCAACGTTGCCCCCATCATTAACAAAGTGGCAGCCCCTGCAGCCGAGGAAGAAAAAACAGGGATGCCTACGGTACAGCGGGACGTTCAAGACGGGCAGAATATTTAGGGGGAAACTGCTCTGGACCTCAGAGTAGAGGCACTGTCTGCCTTAGTCCTAACCCTTAGTGTCTCCTGCCCCACAGAAATACCGCGTCCTGTTGATCCTCACGGATGGCGTGGTGAGTGACATGCCAGAGGCGTGCGATGCCGTGGTCCGGGCCTCCCGCCTGCCACTCTCCATCATCATTGTGGGTATTGGGAATGCTGACTTTTCCGACATGCGGGAACTCAATGGGGACCGCGGGATGCTGGAGTCAGACGAAGGAAGGGCTGTTCGTGACATCGTCCAGTTTGTACCAGTCCGGGAATTCAAGAAGGTGAGATGTttcatctccccccaccccccacccaggATGGCTGCTTCCATCAGGCCATGCTGTTTTGAGTCCCATGTTGGACTATAaatcttataaataaataataaatgaatgaaaatgtgCGTTTTATAGCTAGCAGACAACAGCCATCCATGCCTGTTAACTGCCTTCCCTCTTTATTCCGTCTCCTAGCCCTCACTAGTCCACAGCCAGTACTAGAGGTGGGCAGCTTTGCAGaatcaatttttcattttttaaaaaataaaagattaacattaaaactgtaaaaattaactaaataaatcaACATCAAAACTGGAAATGGCCGGAAGTCTACTTCTTGTTTCATTGGTGGATTAGGATCTAGTTTTCTTGCAAAACTGCTCGTCCTGGAAGCTTTCAAAAGTGGGAAATTGCACTTTGGGccatttttgaattttattttagtaGAAATAGGTTCTggggagagagccagcatagcatagtggtttgagcattggactatgactctagagaccagggtttgatttcccacttgcccatgaaacccacatggacaattcacatgctctcagcttcagagaaaggcaaaccttccctgaacaaatcttgctaaggaaagcccatgatagattcgcttagggttgccataagtcagaaatgaattgaaggcatacaacatccACACACACAACCGGGTTCTAGGGAGGGAGCTATAAACAGCCCAATAGATCACAACCCTGGTCTGCACAGATATCTACCTTTCTGTTCTTCCCTGTCAgtccttttaattttttccttcctttcctactTGCATCCTTAGATCttgctatgttttaaaaaaccctccccacTTCTAATGCTGCTCTCCCTTCATATATATACTTTCATGCTCCTCGCTCTATCAAGCATTAGGAAGTTCTCAGGGCAATCTTGCATAAGACCATCTCCCTTGTGAATGCTGGAGATGCATGTTGTTTT from Sceloporus undulatus isolate JIND9_A2432 ecotype Alabama chromosome 6, SceUnd_v1.1, whole genome shotgun sequence carries:
- the CPNE6 gene encoding copine-6, with translation MSEGVDSQPVALGASRVELRVSCWSLPERESAIRPDPCLVVQLLSDGQWNEVGRSEILRGSKNPVFAHVFALDYFFEEMQTLRFEVFDADGEDSENVEFDDSSCLGGIECSLGQIVSQTKVTKNLVLTNEDIAEDSTITIEAVEVSRTNEFVQLQFHGEELDDKDFFSKSDPFLEIYKINANETGHLVWRTEVVKNNLSPQWEPFRVSLQSLCSCDPDKTIRCVIYDHDSSGKHDYIGEFSTNFQEMLQASTGDEVKWECINHKYQEKKKHYKNSGYIVLTQCKMEKVHTFLDYIMGGLQISFTVAIDFTASNGDPRSEHSLHFINPKEPNEYLKALSSVGEICQDYDSDKRFPAFGFGARIPPDFEVSHDFAVNFDPENPECERIAGVIEAYKRCLPQIQLYGPTNVAPIINKVAAPAAEEEKTGMPTKYRVLLILTDGVVSDMPEACDAVVRASRLPLSIIIVGIGNADFSDMRELNGDRGMLESDEGRAVRDIVQFVPVREFKKAPPNALAKYVLAEVPKQVVEYYGSKGIAPATQRSSSPQPQ